A part of Streptomyces sp. NBC_01451 genomic DNA contains:
- the mnmA gene encoding tRNA 2-thiouridine(34) synthase MnmA, producing MTHTSQQPLRVLAAMSGGVDSAVAAARAAEAGHDVTGVHLALSANPQSFRTGARGCCTIEDSRDARRAADVIGIPFYVWDLADRFREDVVDDFVAEYEAGRTPNPCLRCNEKIKFAALLDKALALGFDAVCTGHYAQVIVHEDGTRELHRASDMAKDQSYVLGVLDDRQLAHAMFPLGDTLTTKDEIRAEAERRGLAVAKKPDSHDICFIADGDTQGFLANRLGRAEGDIVDESGARIGSHEGAYGFTIGQRKGLRIGTPAADGKPRYVLDISPVNNTVTVGPAAALDVDALTAIRPRWCGAAPTGPGTYTAQLRAHGGETEVTAELVDGTLEVTFTEPVRGVAPGQAIVLYDGTRVVGSATIATTNRAAAGVVG from the coding sequence ATGACTCACACCTCGCAGCAGCCCCTCCGCGTACTGGCCGCCATGTCCGGCGGCGTGGACTCCGCCGTAGCCGCCGCCCGCGCGGCAGAAGCCGGCCACGACGTCACAGGCGTCCACCTCGCCCTGTCCGCGAATCCGCAGTCGTTCCGCACGGGCGCGCGTGGCTGTTGCACCATCGAGGACTCCCGGGACGCCCGCCGCGCGGCCGACGTCATCGGCATCCCCTTCTACGTGTGGGACCTCGCCGACCGCTTCCGCGAGGACGTGGTGGACGACTTCGTCGCCGAGTACGAGGCGGGGCGCACCCCCAACCCGTGCCTGCGCTGCAACGAGAAGATCAAGTTCGCCGCGCTCCTCGACAAGGCCCTCGCCCTCGGCTTCGACGCGGTCTGCACGGGCCACTACGCGCAGGTGATCGTCCATGAGGACGGCACCCGCGAACTGCACCGCGCCTCCGACATGGCCAAGGACCAGTCGTACGTCCTCGGGGTGCTCGACGACCGCCAGCTCGCCCACGCGATGTTCCCCCTCGGCGACACCCTCACCACGAAGGACGAGATCCGCGCGGAGGCCGAGCGGCGCGGCCTCGCGGTCGCCAAGAAGCCCGACTCGCACGACATCTGCTTCATCGCCGACGGCGACACCCAGGGCTTCCTGGCGAACCGTCTGGGCCGCGCCGAGGGCGACATCGTCGACGAGTCCGGCGCCAGGATCGGCTCGCACGAGGGCGCGTACGGCTTCACCATCGGCCAGCGCAAGGGCCTGCGCATCGGCACCCCGGCCGCCGACGGCAAGCCGCGCTACGTCCTCGACATCTCCCCGGTGAACAACACGGTGACGGTCGGCCCGGCCGCCGCCCTCGACGTCGACGCCCTCACCGCGATCAGGCCCCGCTGGTGCGGCGCGGCCCCCACCGGCCCCGGCACCTACACCGCCCAGCTGCGCGCCCACGGCGGCGAGACCGAGGTGACCGCCGAACTCGTCGACGGCACCCTGGAGGTCACGTTCACCGAGCCCGTCCGCGGGGTGGCACCGGGCCAGGCGATCGTCCTGTACGACGGCACCCGCGTCGTCGGCTCGGCGACGATCGCCACGACGAACCGGGCTGCGGCGGGCGTGGTCGGCTGA
- a CDS encoding N-acetylmuramoyl-L-alanine amidase — translation MKETQAPRDGDRRIGRRALLIGGAVAAVATGVLARDELTRLWWRVPGVAKPRKEGEVDYAGARWVAASSANWRMADRPDDYGVDRVIIHVTQGSYASAVKVFQDPEHRAAAHYIVRRNGQVTQMIRELDVAFHAGNREYNERSVGIEHEGFVEKPEDFTDAMYAASARLTARVCARYGIPVDREHIIGHVEVPGTDHTDPGKGWDWKRYLRLVEEAATATT, via the coding sequence ATGAAGGAAACACAGGCTCCGCGCGACGGCGACCGGCGCATCGGGCGGCGCGCGCTGCTCATCGGCGGGGCGGTGGCCGCCGTCGCCACGGGCGTGCTCGCGCGGGACGAACTGACGCGCCTGTGGTGGCGGGTGCCCGGAGTGGCGAAGCCGCGCAAGGAGGGCGAGGTCGACTACGCGGGGGCGCGCTGGGTCGCGGCCTCGTCGGCGAACTGGCGGATGGCGGACCGGCCCGACGACTACGGCGTGGACCGGGTGATCATCCATGTCACGCAGGGCAGTTACGCGAGCGCGGTGAAGGTCTTCCAGGACCCGGAGCACCGTGCGGCGGCACACTACATAGTCCGCAGGAACGGGCAGGTCACGCAGATGATCCGCGAGCTGGACGTGGCGTTCCACGCGGGCAACCGGGAGTACAACGAGCGGAGCGTCGGCATCGAGCACGAGGGCTTCGTGGAGAAGCCGGAGGACTTCACGGACGCGATGTACGCCGCCTCGGCGCGACTGACGGCCAGGGTCTGCGCGCGGTACGGCATACCCGTCGACCGGGAGCACATCATCGGGCATGTGGAGGTACCGGGCACGGACCACACCGATCCGGGGAAGGGGTGGGACTGGAAGCGGTATCTGCGGCTCGTCGAAGAGGCCGCCACCGCGACCACCTGA
- a CDS encoding DUF427 domain-containing protein, whose product MTEGHTITIEQATDRVRAVHGGQVLAESGRALVLHETGCPPRYYIPAEDVRLDLLTPSETHSYCPFKGTASYWSLPDAADLVWAYPDPKPEVARIKDHLCFYEYEVEFTRA is encoded by the coding sequence ATGACCGAAGGACACACGATCACCATCGAGCAGGCCACCGACCGCGTACGGGCCGTCCACGGCGGCCAGGTGCTCGCCGAGAGCGGGCGCGCCCTCGTACTCCACGAGACGGGCTGTCCGCCGCGCTACTACATCCCTGCCGAGGACGTCCGGCTCGACCTGCTGACTCCCTCCGAGACCCACAGCTACTGCCCCTTCAAGGGCACGGCGTCCTACTGGTCCCTCCCGGACGCCGCCGACCTCGTCTGGGCGTACCCCGATCCGAAGCCGGAGGTCGCGCGGATAAAGGACCACCTCTGCTTCTACGAATACGAGGTGGAGTTCACTCGGGCGTAG
- a CDS encoding multicopper oxidase family protein yields MSETKSKGKGLHRRKFLGGMAGVGLAAVGAAGGTFALLTDGNTFKASAADNTLNIPDLLEGTTADGTTTFTLTAQTGTHEVVSGVTSTSAGYNGSYLGPTMKWTNGDTVLLNITNDLGADTTVHFHGAHIPPKMDGGPQNAFADGTTWSPTFEIKDEAKTLWYHPHALGTTAEQVVHGLAGMIIVEDESDASAALPSEYGVDDIPLILQCLASDTSGDVKYDLTGYLSSGLVYPVLCNGTNVDATTLSFTATKTRTRFRVLNASPSDILTLQRSDGGTLTQIATDQGYLTESAEVTSIRLVAGARAEFLLDLTDAVTLQTVVTTGWVRGGSGTYDFLTVTPDASDTPADLPSTLNTITRYDTTDFTARTITLGQRGTTMLINGSAGTSMSSMAMISTTLDAEEIWTVTNSTQLEHSFHLHDVPFQLIEINGVAPTGTDLGWFDTYEVVGGGSIKIAMKFTDFTDDTYMYMLHCHLLQHEDEGMMAALMVTDS; encoded by the coding sequence ATGAGCGAAACGAAGAGCAAGGGCAAGGGCCTGCACCGTCGGAAGTTCCTCGGCGGCATGGCCGGAGTTGGTCTGGCAGCGGTCGGTGCGGCGGGGGGGACCTTCGCACTGCTGACCGACGGCAACACCTTCAAGGCCTCAGCGGCCGACAACACCCTGAACATCCCGGACCTGCTGGAGGGCACCACCGCCGACGGCACCACCACGTTTACCCTGACCGCGCAGACCGGGACGCACGAGGTGGTCAGCGGCGTCACCAGTACGTCGGCCGGCTACAACGGCTCGTACCTGGGCCCGACCATGAAGTGGACCAACGGCGACACCGTCCTGCTGAACATCACCAACGACCTGGGCGCCGACACCACCGTCCACTTCCACGGCGCCCACATCCCGCCCAAGATGGACGGCGGCCCGCAGAACGCCTTCGCCGACGGCACCACCTGGTCGCCCACGTTCGAGATCAAGGACGAGGCCAAGACCCTCTGGTACCACCCGCACGCCCTGGGCACCACGGCCGAGCAGGTCGTCCACGGCCTGGCCGGGATGATCATCGTCGAGGACGAATCGGACGCCTCGGCCGCGCTGCCCAGCGAGTACGGCGTCGACGACATCCCGCTGATCCTCCAGTGCCTGGCCTCCGACACCTCGGGCGACGTCAAGTACGACCTGACCGGCTACCTCTCCTCCGGCCTGGTCTATCCGGTCCTGTGCAACGGCACCAACGTCGACGCCACCACCCTCAGCTTCACGGCCACCAAGACCCGTACACGGTTCCGGGTGCTCAACGCCTCCCCCTCCGACATCCTGACCCTCCAGCGCAGCGACGGCGGAACGCTCACCCAGATCGCCACCGACCAGGGCTATCTGACCGAGTCCGCCGAGGTGACCTCCATCCGGCTGGTGGCGGGCGCCCGCGCCGAGTTCCTCCTCGACCTCACCGATGCGGTGACCCTTCAGACCGTCGTCACCACCGGCTGGGTACGCGGCGGCAGCGGCACCTACGACTTCCTGACCGTCACTCCGGACGCCTCCGACACCCCGGCGGACCTGCCGAGCACGCTCAACACGATCACCCGCTACGACACGACGGACTTCACCGCCCGCACGATCACCCTCGGGCAGCGGGGCACGACGATGCTCATCAACGGCTCGGCCGGCACCTCCATGTCCTCGATGGCGATGATCTCGACCACCCTCGACGCCGAGGAGATCTGGACGGTCACCAACTCCACGCAGCTGGAACACTCCTTCCATCTGCACGACGTGCCGTTCCAGCTGATCGAGATCAACGGCGTGGCGCCCACCGGCACCGACCTGGGCTGGTTCGACACCTACGAGGTGGTCGGCGGTGGTTCCATCAAGATCGCGATGAAGTTCACCGACTTCACCGACGACACGTACATGTACATGCTCCACTGCCATCTGCTCCAGCACGAGGACGAGGGCATGATGGCCGCCCTCATGGTGACGGACAGCTAG
- a CDS encoding thioesterase family protein, giving the protein MPEAASAQTARATIGDSEFDRDTAVTRRAPGVYDTELSAGWTVIGAVNGGYLLAVLGRALADALPHGDPFSVSAHYLTASRPGPAVVRTDVVRTGRSLSTGTASLFQYDDDGQEVERIRVLASYGDLDTLPDDVRTTAEPPALPPMHQCFGPQDAPAPVPGSSAIADRLMLKLDPATLGWALGAPSGKGEMRSWFGLADGRDADPLALLLAVDALPPTAFEIGLSGWVPTVELTVHVRCRPAPGPLRVSITTRNMAGGFLEEDAEVWDSADRLVAQSRQLASVRLG; this is encoded by the coding sequence ATGCCAGAAGCAGCTTCCGCGCAGACCGCGCGAGCCACCATCGGTGACAGTGAGTTCGACCGCGACACCGCCGTCACCCGGCGCGCGCCCGGGGTCTACGACACCGAACTCTCCGCCGGCTGGACCGTCATCGGTGCCGTCAACGGCGGCTATCTGCTGGCGGTGCTGGGCCGCGCCCTCGCGGACGCCCTCCCGCACGGCGACCCGTTCAGCGTCTCCGCGCACTACCTCACCGCGTCCCGTCCGGGTCCGGCCGTCGTCCGCACGGACGTGGTCCGCACCGGACGCTCACTGTCCACCGGCACGGCCTCGCTCTTCCAGTACGACGACGACGGCCAGGAGGTCGAGCGGATCCGCGTCCTCGCCTCCTACGGCGACCTGGACACCCTCCCCGACGATGTCCGTACGACCGCCGAGCCGCCCGCGCTGCCGCCCATGCACCAGTGCTTCGGCCCGCAGGACGCGCCCGCCCCCGTCCCCGGCAGCTCCGCCATCGCCGACCGGCTGATGCTCAAGCTCGACCCGGCCACCCTCGGCTGGGCGCTCGGCGCACCCTCAGGCAAGGGGGAGATGCGGTCCTGGTTCGGGCTCGCCGACGGCCGTGACGCCGACCCGCTCGCGCTGCTTCTCGCCGTCGACGCGCTGCCGCCGACCGCGTTCGAGATCGGCCTCTCCGGCTGGGTCCCGACGGTCGAACTGACCGTCCATGTGCGCTGCCGGCCCGCCCCGGGTCCGCTGCGGGTCTCCATAACGACCCGCAACATGGCCGGCGGCTTCCTTGAGGAGGACGCCGAGGTCTGGGACAGCGCGGACCGACTCGTCGCCCAGTCAAGGCAGTTGGCGAGCGTACGGCTCGGATGA
- a CDS encoding DUF4190 domain-containing protein has translation MQLTASATGRTERTAPRDADGMAVASFVLGLIGLLVLNVFLGPVAIALAVVALWRGTKRPGRAWLGLGLGVADLVVLVTLMQLDNTVSWSF, from the coding sequence ATGCAACTCACCGCATCGGCCACCGGCCGTACCGAGCGCACCGCCCCCCGCGACGCCGACGGCATGGCCGTCGCGTCCTTCGTCCTGGGCCTGATCGGCCTGCTGGTCCTCAACGTCTTCCTCGGCCCCGTCGCCATCGCGCTGGCCGTCGTCGCCCTCTGGCGCGGCACGAAGAGGCCCGGACGGGCCTGGCTCGGACTCGGTCTCGGCGTCGCCGACCTGGTCGTACTGGTCACCCTCATGCAGCTGGACAACACCGTGTCGTGGAGCTTCTGA
- a CDS encoding cysteine desulfurase family protein: MAYLDHAATTPMLPEAVEAMTAQLGVTGNASSLHAAGRRARRTVEEARETLAESLGARPSEVVFTSGGTEADNLAVKGLYWSRRDADPARVRVLASPVEHHAVLDAVHWLGEHEGAVVEYLPVDPHGRVHPDALREAIARDPGSVALATVMWANNEIGTIMPVRELADVAGEFDVPLHADAVQAFGQVPVSFADSGLAAMTVSGHKIGGPYGIGALLLGREYSPVPVLHGGGQERHVRSGTLDVPAVASFAVAGRIAAEQQEWFAQEIGALRDSLIEEVRRAVPDAVLGGDPVGRLPANAHFTFPGCEGDSLLLLLDAQGIECSTGSACTAGVAQPSHVLLAVGTDPDLARGTLRFSFGHTSTQADVEAVAKAIAPVVERARAAGLS; the protein is encoded by the coding sequence ATGGCATACCTCGACCACGCCGCGACCACCCCGATGCTTCCGGAGGCGGTCGAGGCAATGACCGCGCAGCTGGGCGTCACCGGAAACGCCTCCTCACTCCACGCGGCCGGCCGGAGAGCCAGGCGCACGGTCGAGGAGGCCCGGGAGACGCTCGCCGAGTCGCTCGGCGCCCGGCCCAGCGAGGTCGTGTTCACCTCCGGCGGCACCGAGGCCGACAACCTCGCCGTCAAAGGCCTGTACTGGTCCCGGCGGGACGCCGATCCGGCCCGCGTCCGCGTCCTCGCCAGCCCCGTCGAGCACCACGCCGTCCTCGACGCCGTGCACTGGCTCGGCGAGCACGAGGGCGCCGTCGTCGAGTACCTGCCGGTCGACCCGCACGGCCGGGTCCACCCCGACGCCCTGCGCGAGGCCATCGCCCGCGACCCCGGCAGTGTGGCCCTGGCCACCGTGATGTGGGCCAACAACGAGATCGGCACGATCATGCCGGTCCGTGAACTCGCCGACGTGGCAGGCGAGTTCGATGTCCCCCTGCATGCCGACGCCGTGCAGGCCTTCGGCCAGGTGCCCGTCTCCTTCGCCGACTCCGGGCTCGCCGCGATGACCGTCTCCGGCCACAAGATCGGCGGCCCGTACGGCATCGGGGCGCTGCTGCTGGGCCGCGAGTACAGCCCCGTACCCGTGCTGCACGGCGGTGGGCAGGAGCGGCACGTACGCTCCGGGACCCTCGATGTGCCGGCCGTCGCGTCCTTCGCTGTCGCGGGGCGGATCGCCGCCGAGCAGCAGGAGTGGTTCGCGCAGGAGATCGGCGCCCTGCGCGACTCCCTGATCGAGGAGGTGCGCAGGGCGGTGCCGGACGCCGTCCTGGGCGGCGACCCGGTCGGCCGGCTGCCCGCCAACGCGCACTTCACCTTCCCCGGCTGCGAGGGCGACTCCCTGCTGCTGCTCCTGGACGCCCAGGGCATCGAGTGCTCGACGGGGTCCGCCTGCACGGCCGGTGTGGCCCAGCCCAGCCATGTCCTCCTGGCCGTCGGCACGGACCCCGACCTGGCCCGCGGCACCCTCCGCTTCTCCTTCGGTCACACCTCCACCCAGGCGGACGTGGAGGCGGTGGCGAAGGCGATCGCCCCCGTGGTGGAGCGGGCGCGGGCGGCCGGGCTGAGTTAG
- a CDS encoding alpha/beta hydrolase, whose translation MSLTGTPFLLTTIALVAVAVLLPLALWSRVRGPALVRGAARLLMVLFAQATAVTLVFLLVNNSNNLYDNWGDLLGTGDHVQAAADLGPDGTGGISLRRLPKVRQTFREADGPGMHAAGGVEVTDLRGQVSGVDAEVYVWLPPQYHQAAYRHRRFPVVELLPGYPGSAKSWFGSLHAPQQLLPLMRSGQITPFILVSPRTTLIADADTGCANIAGRVDADTWLSVDVPKMVTDNFRAEGGPGGWAVAGYSAGAHCAAKLAVAHPDRYRAAVSMSGYNDPAGEPLSLAARTPQLRAANNPYLILKHDRVPPAVALYVSGESGDGYEAGLALQKVAKAPTAVDVVYLPRSDGGHNMALWRPQITTVFRWLTQQFDAGGRKASDGLATGSTRRTPRHEPSTAGATHAELASGTASRAAAVRKP comes from the coding sequence ATGAGCCTCACCGGTACGCCGTTCCTCCTCACGACGATCGCGCTCGTCGCCGTCGCCGTACTGCTGCCCCTCGCCCTCTGGTCCCGGGTGCGCGGGCCCGCGCTCGTGCGTGGCGCCGCCCGGCTGCTGATGGTGCTGTTCGCCCAGGCCACGGCGGTCACCCTGGTGTTCCTGCTGGTGAACAACTCCAACAACCTGTACGACAACTGGGGCGACCTCCTCGGCACCGGCGACCATGTCCAGGCCGCCGCCGACCTCGGTCCCGACGGCACCGGCGGTATCTCGCTGCGCAGACTGCCGAAGGTGAGGCAGACGTTCCGCGAGGCCGACGGGCCCGGCATGCACGCGGCCGGCGGCGTCGAGGTCACCGATCTCAGGGGCCAGGTCTCGGGCGTCGACGCCGAGGTCTACGTCTGGCTGCCGCCGCAGTACCACCAGGCCGCCTACCGGCACCGCAGGTTCCCCGTGGTCGAGTTGCTGCCGGGCTACCCGGGCTCGGCGAAGTCCTGGTTCGGCTCACTGCACGCTCCCCAGCAGCTGCTGCCGCTGATGAGGAGCGGCCAGATCACGCCCTTCATCCTGGTGTCGCCGCGCACGACCCTCATCGCCGACGCGGACACGGGCTGCGCCAACATCGCGGGCCGGGTCGACGCGGACACCTGGCTCAGTGTCGACGTACCGAAGATGGTCACCGACAACTTCCGCGCCGAGGGCGGGCCGGGCGGCTGGGCCGTCGCCGGGTACTCGGCCGGAGCGCACTGCGCGGCCAAGCTCGCCGTCGCGCACCCCGACCGCTACCGGGCCGCGGTGTCCATGTCCGGCTACAACGACCCGGCCGGGGAACCCCTCTCGCTGGCCGCCCGGACCCCGCAGCTGCGGGCCGCGAACAACCCGTACCTGATCCTCAAGCACGACCGCGTGCCGCCCGCCGTCGCGCTCTACGTCTCCGGCGAGTCCGGTGACGGCTACGAGGCCGGCCTGGCCCTTCAGAAGGTGGCGAAGGCACCGACCGCGGTGGACGTGGTATATCTGCCGCGCAGCGACGGCGGGCACAACATGGCGCTGTGGCGGCCCCAGATCACCACGGTGTTCCGCTGGCTGACCCAGCAGTTCGACGCGGGCGGCCGGAAGGCGAGCGACGGCCTCGCGACCGGCTCTACCCGGCGGACTCCTCGTCACGAGCCGTCGACCGCCGGTGCCACGCACGCGGAGCTCGCCAGTGGAACCGCATCGCGAGCAGCCGCAGTACGAAAGCCGTGA
- a CDS encoding DMT family transporter has translation MAERDDPDLAEAGVRGRGEAGAEADAGSRAVVAADAPHRASAAIPAVFVVLWSSAFIAAVIGTDAAPPLLLTFSRFAVAGVLLTIVALVTGAPWPRGRTLLHVIVVGLLMQAVQFGAFYTAIGAGLPGGVVALIQGFNPVLIALLAGFLLGEEITRRQWLGFAVGGAGVALAVAGALHFSTGAVVLSFVGLLGLSVGTVYQKRWTQGVDVRSGTAVHFLAGAPVMGVMTLALEDPEVTDWGAFGGALAWIVLVNSVGTFLLLNFMLKTQDASRVGTLFFLTPAVTALLARIVIGQTLSLSAVAGLVLGGVGVLLAARK, from the coding sequence GTGGCGGAACGCGACGACCCTGACCTCGCCGAAGCCGGGGTCAGGGGTAGGGGCGAGGCCGGGGCCGAGGCGGACGCCGGGTCCCGTGCGGTGGTGGCCGCCGACGCCCCGCACCGGGCCTCCGCGGCGATCCCCGCCGTCTTCGTGGTCCTCTGGAGCAGCGCGTTCATCGCGGCGGTCATCGGCACCGACGCCGCCCCGCCCCTGCTGCTGACGTTCTCCCGCTTCGCGGTCGCCGGTGTCCTGCTCACGATCGTCGCCCTGGTCACCGGGGCGCCCTGGCCCAGGGGCCGGACGCTGCTCCATGTGATCGTCGTCGGTCTGCTGATGCAGGCCGTGCAGTTCGGCGCCTTCTACACGGCCATCGGCGCGGGCCTGCCCGGCGGTGTCGTCGCGCTCATCCAGGGCTTCAACCCCGTACTGATAGCCCTGCTGGCCGGGTTCCTGCTGGGCGAGGAGATCACCAGGAGGCAGTGGCTCGGTTTCGCCGTCGGCGGCGCCGGGGTCGCGCTGGCCGTCGCCGGGGCGCTGCACTTCTCCACCGGTGCCGTCGTGCTGTCCTTCGTCGGGCTGCTCGGCCTGAGCGTCGGCACGGTCTACCAGAAGCGCTGGACCCAGGGTGTGGACGTCCGCAGCGGCACCGCCGTGCACTTCCTCGCGGGCGCCCCGGTGATGGGCGTGATGACTCTGGCCCTGGAGGACCCCGAGGTCACCGACTGGGGTGCCTTCGGCGGCGCGCTGGCCTGGATCGTGCTGGTCAACTCGGTGGGCACGTTCCTGCTGCTCAACTTCATGCTGAAGACGCAGGACGCCAGCCGCGTCGGCACGCTCTTCTTCCTGACCCCGGCCGTCACCGCGCTGCTCGCCCGGATCGTCATCGGCCAGACGCTCAGCCTGTCGGCGGTCGCCGGCCTGGTCCTGGGTGGCGTGGGCGTACTGCTCGCGGCACGCAAGTAG
- a CDS encoding CGNR zinc finger domain-containing protein: protein MKFAFVSGSAALDFAGTVQSRRDAPLDLLTTPADLTEWAVASGVLDAPAPATGGDLTRAVHLREAIYRLTLASTDGSPFTPEDCSVVNRATEPGPVRCELLPDGTVLRHGTIGAVLSTLARDAVELITRTPEQVKECAAAGCTRLYVDRSHRGSRRWCDMTRCGNRAKAALYRSRHA from the coding sequence ATGAAGTTCGCATTCGTCAGCGGCAGCGCGGCCCTGGACTTCGCCGGCACCGTGCAGAGCCGGCGCGACGCCCCGCTGGACCTGCTCACCACACCGGCCGACCTCACCGAATGGGCCGTGGCCTCGGGAGTCCTCGACGCCCCCGCACCGGCGACCGGGGGGGACCTCACCCGGGCCGTGCACCTGCGGGAGGCGATCTACCGGCTGACGCTCGCCTCGACCGACGGATCCCCCTTCACCCCGGAGGACTGCTCCGTCGTCAACCGCGCCACCGAGCCCGGCCCGGTGCGCTGCGAACTGCTGCCCGACGGCACTGTCCTACGCCACGGCACGATCGGGGCCGTCCTGTCGACGCTGGCCCGGGACGCCGTCGAGCTGATCACCCGCACCCCGGAGCAGGTGAAGGAGTGCGCGGCGGCCGGCTGCACCCGTCTGTACGTCGACCGGTCCCACCGCGGTTCCAGGCGCTGGTGCGACATGACGCGCTGTGGCAACCGGGCCAAGGCCGCGCTCTACCGCTCACGGCATGCCTGA
- a CDS encoding TetR family transcriptional regulator, translating to MSHTLGIRQAQKQKTRQALLDAALGLLEDQSLSSLGLREVTRAVGVAPTAFYRHFRSTADLGVALVEEALGSLHPMIGTTVSGSGDSEERIVRAVDLIAGHVRTQPAHVRFIARERHGGVQPVRDAIRDQLARFAEEVRDALAEQPESEGWTDEDLLMLAGLYVDQMLVTASQFLETLDAPAARREQVAHLATRRMRLIAIGRGHWLA from the coding sequence ATGAGTCACACTCTCGGCATCCGACAGGCCCAGAAGCAGAAGACCCGGCAGGCGCTCCTGGACGCGGCGCTCGGCCTGTTGGAGGACCAGAGCCTGAGCAGCCTCGGTCTGCGTGAGGTCACCCGCGCCGTCGGCGTCGCCCCGACCGCCTTCTACCGCCACTTCCGCTCCACCGCCGACCTCGGCGTCGCCCTCGTCGAGGAGGCGCTCGGCAGCCTCCACCCGATGATCGGTACGACGGTCTCCGGGTCCGGCGACAGCGAGGAGCGCATAGTCCGCGCGGTCGACCTGATCGCCGGTCACGTCCGGACGCAGCCCGCCCACGTCCGCTTCATCGCGCGCGAGCGGCACGGCGGGGTCCAGCCGGTCCGCGACGCCATCCGGGACCAACTGGCCCGGTTCGCCGAGGAGGTGCGGGACGCGCTCGCCGAACAGCCCGAGTCCGAGGGCTGGACCGACGAGGACCTGCTGATGCTGGCGGGCCTGTACGTCGACCAGATGCTGGTGACGGCCTCCCAGTTCCTGGAGACGCTGGACGCCCCGGCGGCACGGCGCGAGCAGGTGGCCCACCTTGCGACGCGCCGGATGCGGCTGATCGCCATCGGCCGCGGACACTGGCTGGCCTGA
- a CDS encoding trimeric intracellular cation channel family protein, producing MIQQLFSPSVQHTLDLVGIFVFAISGALLAVRKNFDVFGIAVLAEVTALGGGLLRDLVIGAVPPAAFTDLGYFLTPLFAALLVFFLHPEVERIQAGVNVFDAAGLGLFCVTGTVKAYDYGLGLTASAALGLATAVGGGVLRDVLANEVPSLLRWDRDLYAVPAIVGSALAVLCIRYDILNPFTSGFAIVTAFVLRLLAMRFHWRAPRAWHRRSTARDEESAG from the coding sequence GTGATTCAGCAGCTCTTCAGTCCCTCCGTCCAGCACACCCTGGACCTCGTCGGCATCTTCGTCTTCGCGATCTCCGGCGCTCTGCTCGCCGTCCGGAAGAACTTCGACGTCTTCGGGATCGCCGTACTCGCCGAGGTCACCGCGCTGGGCGGCGGGCTGCTGCGGGATCTGGTCATCGGGGCGGTGCCCCCGGCGGCGTTCACGGATCTCGGGTACTTCCTGACGCCGCTGTTCGCCGCCCTGCTCGTCTTCTTCCTCCACCCGGAGGTGGAGCGCATCCAGGCGGGCGTGAACGTGTTCGACGCGGCGGGCCTCGGGCTGTTCTGTGTCACGGGCACGGTGAAGGCGTACGACTACGGTCTCGGCCTCACCGCCTCCGCCGCCCTCGGTCTCGCGACCGCCGTGGGCGGCGGAGTGCTGCGTGACGTGCTCGCCAACGAGGTTCCCTCACTGCTGCGCTGGGACCGCGACCTGTACGCGGTTCCGGCGATCGTCGGCTCCGCGCTGGCCGTCCTCTGCATCCGCTACGACATCCTCAACCCGTTCACCAGCGGGTTCGCGATCGTCACGGCTTTCGTACTGCGGCTGCTCGCGATGCGGTTCCACTGGCGAGCTCCGCGTGCGTGGCACCGGCGGTCGACGGCTCGTGACGAGGAGTCCGCCGGGTAG